A DNA window from Vagococcus penaei contains the following coding sequences:
- a CDS encoding acyl-CoA dehydrogenase family protein yields MNTEKRHDLVVKVAEYSHDELANVARHYDMSEEFPEKEIKHLFQMEILEKLYAQGDDFTLHDYLSTIRLICKNFPALGSILLTQESHCVFPIATFGTTKQKEKYFHRGLVGDIYGCFALNEPITGSDLEEMATIAIETPDGWEITGQKDYISNAPVADVLLIAAKVRSLDGTEDYGVFVIDKKTPGVKVGRMEQKMGIKALPVAGIKLDHVQLSKEQLLGGIIDGRKQIGYILNRNRLAVAAQSLGIAGGALDRGLTYVSYDRNIGKRLIDMQTTQFKLADIETQIYAARALLMQGLDNNDTQDDRFVAMTKLTASNLAIETTETIINLTGGYGYMRNNDIERFVRDAKITSIYGSSSDRLRKIIAQPWVERKSIRKR; encoded by the coding sequence ATGAATACAGAGAAAAGGCATGATTTAGTTGTCAAAGTTGCTGAATATTCTCATGATGAGCTAGCAAATGTTGCTAGACATTATGATATGTCTGAAGAATTTCCTGAAAAAGAAATTAAGCATTTATTTCAAATGGAAATTTTAGAAAAACTGTATGCGCAAGGAGACGATTTTACACTTCACGACTATCTCAGTACGATTCGCCTAATTTGTAAAAATTTTCCAGCGTTAGGAAGTATTTTATTAACGCAAGAAAGTCATTGTGTTTTCCCGATTGCTACTTTTGGAACAACTAAACAAAAAGAGAAGTATTTCCATCGTGGCCTAGTAGGTGATATATATGGTTGTTTCGCACTTAATGAGCCAATAACTGGTAGTGATTTAGAGGAAATGGCAACAATCGCAATAGAAACTCCAGATGGCTGGGAAATAACCGGTCAAAAAGATTATATTTCGAATGCACCAGTTGCTGACGTGCTACTAATTGCTGCTAAGGTGCGCAGCCTAGATGGAACTGAAGACTATGGTGTGTTTGTAATAGACAAAAAAACACCAGGAGTCAAAGTTGGTCGAATGGAACAAAAAATGGGTATAAAGGCATTGCCAGTTGCGGGGATTAAATTAGATCACGTACAACTTAGTAAAGAGCAATTACTTGGGGGCATTATTGATGGCCGTAAACAAATTGGTTATATTTTAAATCGTAACCGACTTGCAGTTGCTGCACAGTCATTAGGAATTGCTGGTGGAGCATTGGATCGAGGCTTAACTTATGTGTCATATGACCGTAACATAGGTAAGCGCTTAATTGATATGCAGACGACCCAATTTAAATTAGCGGACATTGAAACACAAATTTATGCCGCAAGAGCATTACTCATGCAAGGTTTAGACAACAACGATACACAAGATGATCGTTTTGTTGCGATGACAAAGTTAACAGCATCAAATTTAGCTATTGAAACCACTGAAACCATTATTAATTTAACTGGAGGCTATGGTTATATGCGTAATAACGATATTGAACGCTTTGTACGCGACGCAAAAATTACATCTATTTATGGTAGTTCCTCCGATCGATTACGTAAGATCATTGCACAACCATGGGTAGAGCGAAAATCAATAAGGAAAAGGTGA
- the recQ gene encoding DNA helicase RecQ: MNDVLRLLEEKFGYQTLRTGQAEIIQAILQKQDVLGIMPTGGGKSICYQLPALMLEGLTLVVSPLISLMKDQVDSLNDMGISATYINSSLDYQAIRERLGQAARGEIDLLYVAPERLATADFLELLRHVTIDLVAIDEAHCISQWGHDFRPSYLNLAETLRSFSPRPTIVALTATATPEVATDICELLSIPVTNQIKTGFARKNLAFQVVKDQRDNYLLEFLKMNATQSGIIYASTRKEVERIFRLIQHKGFKVGKYHGGMTEEERTMNQEDFTFDRIQVMVATNAFGMGINKSNVRFVIHAQMPGNLESYYQEAGRAGRDGLPSEAILLYGAQDSQIHQFFIEQSDSSLDYKQHEYLKLREMSQYAHTQMCLQCYILRYFGEQGEECGQCSNCLDERESVDITLVAQKVLSCVKRMDEKFGKTLVGKVLTGSSDQKVTQWKFQQLSTYGLMADWTLKEVVQLIDYLTAEGYLLPSQGQYPALSLSHSGIEVLLGRQIVYRKQAVIKKLELDTELLRKMKELRTDLASEQNLPPYVVFSDKTLQELAEKQPQTALEFLQIKGVGQNKLDKYGDVFMSLIKEHSGI; encoded by the coding sequence ATGAATGACGTATTACGTTTATTAGAGGAAAAATTTGGCTACCAAACATTGCGAACAGGACAGGCAGAAATTATCCAAGCAATATTACAAAAACAAGATGTCTTAGGTATTATGCCAACAGGTGGCGGAAAATCAATTTGTTATCAACTACCTGCCTTAATGCTTGAGGGCTTAACATTAGTCGTCTCACCATTAATTTCCTTGATGAAAGATCAAGTGGATAGCTTAAATGACATGGGAATTTCAGCCACCTATATTAATAGCTCGCTTGATTATCAAGCAATCCGTGAGCGTCTGGGTCAAGCCGCGCGTGGTGAAATTGATTTGTTGTATGTGGCGCCAGAGCGATTAGCAACAGCTGATTTTTTAGAGCTACTTCGCCACGTCACGATTGATTTAGTAGCAATTGACGAAGCACATTGTATTTCACAGTGGGGCCATGATTTTCGTCCCAGTTACTTAAATTTAGCTGAAACGCTGCGCTCCTTTTCACCACGACCGACAATTGTTGCTTTGACGGCAACTGCCACACCCGAAGTGGCAACAGATATTTGCGAGTTATTATCGATTCCTGTAACTAATCAAATCAAGACGGGTTTTGCACGCAAAAATTTAGCATTTCAGGTTGTTAAAGATCAACGTGATAATTATTTATTAGAGTTTTTAAAAATGAATGCCACTCAGTCTGGAATTATTTATGCTAGTACACGAAAAGAAGTCGAACGTATTTTTCGATTGATTCAGCACAAAGGCTTCAAAGTTGGTAAATACCATGGTGGTATGACAGAAGAGGAACGGACCATGAATCAAGAAGATTTTACTTTTGACCGCATTCAAGTTATGGTGGCCACAAATGCTTTTGGTATGGGGATTAATAAAAGTAATGTGCGTTTTGTCATTCATGCACAAATGCCTGGTAACTTAGAGTCATATTATCAAGAGGCTGGACGTGCTGGTCGTGACGGACTGCCTAGTGAAGCGATTTTATTGTACGGGGCACAAGATAGCCAAATTCATCAGTTTTTTATTGAACAATCGGATTCATCACTTGATTACAAGCAACATGAATATTTAAAGTTACGCGAGATGAGCCAGTATGCACATACTCAAATGTGTTTGCAATGCTATATTTTACGGTATTTTGGTGAGCAGGGTGAGGAGTGTGGTCAATGTAGTAACTGTCTTGATGAACGGGAATCAGTCGATATTACTTTGGTGGCCCAAAAAGTTTTATCGTGTGTTAAACGTATGGATGAAAAATTTGGAAAGACACTAGTTGGAAAAGTGTTGACTGGCTCAAGTGATCAGAAAGTGACACAGTGGAAGTTTCAACAATTGAGTACTTATGGTTTGATGGCAGATTGGACTTTGAAAGAAGTTGTTCAATTAATTGATTATCTAACTGCGGAAGGTTATCTGCTTCCCTCTCAAGGTCAATATCCGGCTTTATCGCTGTCCCATTCAGGCATTGAGGTATTATTGGGTAGACAAATTGTCTATCGTAAACAAGCGGTAATTAAAAAACTTGAATTAGATACGGAATTATTACGTAAAATGAAGGAACTGCGTACGGATTTAGCTTCGGAACAAAACTTACCGCCATATGTTGTTTTTTCAGATAAAACATTACAAGAACTAGCCGAAAAACAACCACAAACGGCACTAGAATTTCTTCAAATTAAAGGTGTTGGTCAAAATAAACTAGATAAATATGGCGATGTCTTTATGTCGCTGATCAAAGAGCATAGTGGGATATAA
- a CDS encoding LysR family transcriptional regulator yields the protein MDIQQLYYFMNIVECGCNLSLAAKKIHITQSALSQLIINFETNEELVLFYRKNGRLDSLTPSGEKLYVYAQEITKLHEQMNQMVRKEAAKQKGTIRIGLPSLILRIFFSSFFPKLSVDNTNIKIEIVEGGSNYLRKMLFKNDLDYAILIEPTNLDTKSFEEHVIQIDEMTAFVYHDHPLAYRPLLHWEDLKPYPIATFNETYTTNELVRNKLRKVGLEEGIKLESSSWDYLVEATQESNIITILPSPIERTMDKTLFKEIHFKDPIPFNVLLCRPIKQSYSDVESSVYESILRYFYQPVI from the coding sequence ATGGATATTCAGCAATTGTATTATTTTATGAATATTGTCGAGTGTGGGTGTAATTTATCTTTAGCTGCAAAGAAGATTCACATTACTCAGTCAGCGTTAAGCCAATTAATTATTAATTTTGAAACTAATGAAGAACTTGTATTATTTTATCGTAAAAATGGACGTTTAGACTCGTTAACGCCTAGTGGAGAAAAGCTGTATGTCTATGCTCAAGAGATAACAAAGCTGCATGAGCAGATGAATCAGATGGTTCGTAAAGAGGCTGCGAAACAAAAAGGAACGATTCGGATTGGTTTACCTTCACTAATTTTAAGGATATTTTTCTCATCATTTTTCCCAAAATTATCCGTTGATAATACGAATATTAAAATTGAAATTGTTGAAGGTGGTAGCAACTATCTACGGAAAATGTTATTTAAAAATGATTTAGATTATGCGATTTTAATTGAACCAACCAACTTAGATACCAAAAGTTTTGAAGAGCACGTCATTCAAATTGATGAAATGACTGCCTTTGTTTATCATGATCATCCATTAGCTTATCGTCCTTTATTGCACTGGGAAGACTTGAAACCGTATCCGATTGCAACGTTTAATGAAACATATACAACCAATGAATTAGTCCGTAATAAATTGCGTAAAGTCGGTTTAGAAGAGGGGATTAAACTGGAATCGTCTTCATGGGATTATCTAGTTGAGGCAACTCAAGAATCAAATATCATTACGATTTTACCTTCACCAATTGAGCGGACTATGGATAAAACGTTATTTAAAGAAATTCACTTTAAAGATCCAATCCCATTTAATGTGCTGCTATGTCGACCGATTAAACAGAGTTATAGTGATGTTGAAAGCAGTGTATATGAATCGATTTTAAGATATTTTTACCAACCAGTTATTTAA
- a CDS encoding ABC transporter ATP-binding protein, with amino-acid sequence MFKRFFSYYRPYRALFLLDFGCATLAAILELTFPVIVNQTIDKIMPSKDLSLIILVSLGLFVFYLVNTGLQYIVVYFGHKLGVNIETDMRDELFQHLQKQPFDYYDNQKTGKLMTRLTTDLFEISELAHHGPEDIFITFMTLIGSFALMYSIHPQLAIITAIMVPFITIAMVFFNKRMTKVNTTIYENLGEFNSGIEASVSGIRVTKAFANESFESKKFSGLNQLYRQSKLAFYKTMALSSSYNYLLIRLISLFALLFGAYFTIQGEITEGNFVGFILLASVFARPIEKINTMIESYPKGFAGFKRFAEELDRDITIKDKPDAITVSNLTGNIVYNHVSFSYSDGTKVLDDLSLTISAGEIIAFVGPSGAGKTTLCNLLPRFYDIDQGTITIDGLAIEDISLNSLRQQIGIVQQDVFLFPGTLKENIAYGKLDATDQEIQHAVALAHLEQVIDNLPHGLDTIIGERGVKLSGGQKQRVAIARMFLKNPPILILDEATSALDTETENIIQESLMSLSEGRTTLMIAHRLATIKHATRIVVVNETGIAEQGTHEELMALNGAYRALYDAQFRA; translated from the coding sequence ATGTTCAAACGTTTTTTTAGTTATTACCGACCTTATAGAGCTTTATTTTTACTTGATTTTGGTTGTGCGACGTTAGCTGCTATTTTAGAATTAACCTTTCCAGTAATTGTCAATCAAACGATTGATAAGATTATGCCAAGTAAAGACTTGAGCTTAATCATTTTAGTATCACTGGGCCTATTTGTTTTTTATTTAGTTAATACTGGCTTGCAATATATTGTTGTTTATTTTGGCCACAAATTAGGTGTTAATATTGAGACAGATATGCGAGATGAATTGTTTCAACATTTGCAAAAACAACCATTTGACTATTATGATAATCAAAAAACAGGAAAATTGATGACTCGGTTAACCACCGACTTATTTGAAATTTCCGAATTAGCTCATCATGGTCCGGAAGATATTTTTATCACATTTATGACTTTAATTGGGTCTTTTGCCTTAATGTATTCTATTCATCCACAGTTAGCCATTATTACCGCTATCATGGTACCATTTATTACAATTGCCATGGTATTTTTCAACAAACGAATGACAAAGGTCAATACGACAATTTATGAAAATCTTGGTGAATTCAATTCAGGTATTGAAGCAAGTGTCAGTGGTATTCGTGTCACCAAAGCTTTTGCCAATGAATCCTTTGAAAGTAAAAAATTTAGCGGATTAAACCAATTGTATCGTCAATCAAAACTAGCTTTTTATAAAACAATGGCACTTAGTTCATCTTATAATTATTTATTAATTCGTTTAATTAGTTTATTTGCTTTATTATTTGGTGCTTACTTTACCATTCAAGGAGAAATTACTGAAGGAAATTTTGTTGGATTTATTTTACTAGCTTCAGTTTTTGCTCGTCCGATTGAAAAAATTAATACAATGATTGAAAGTTATCCCAAAGGATTTGCCGGTTTTAAGAGATTTGCTGAAGAGCTAGATCGCGACATTACGATTAAAGACAAGCCAGATGCTATTACTGTATCAAATTTAACAGGAAATATTGTTTATAATCACGTATCTTTCAGCTACAGTGATGGCACAAAAGTATTGGACGATTTATCGTTAACCATTTCTGCTGGTGAAATCATTGCTTTTGTTGGGCCAAGTGGAGCTGGTAAAACAACCTTGTGCAATCTATTACCTCGTTTTTATGACATTGATCAAGGAACAATTACAATTGATGGCTTAGCGATTGAAGATATTAGCTTAAATAGTTTACGTCAACAAATTGGGATTGTGCAACAAGATGTCTTTCTTTTCCCAGGCACGCTAAAAGAAAATATTGCCTATGGTAAATTAGACGCTACCGATCAAGAAATTCAACATGCTGTTGCCTTAGCACACTTAGAACAAGTGATTGATAATCTACCACATGGTCTTGACACAATAATTGGCGAACGTGGGGTTAAATTATCAGGTGGGCAAAAACAGCGAGTCGCTATTGCTCGAATGTTTTTGAAAAATCCACCAATCTTAATTTTAGACGAAGCAACATCGGCTTTAGATACTGAAACAGAAAACATTATTCAAGAATCTTTGATGTCTTTATCAGAGGGTCGGACAACTCTAATGATTGCCCATCGTTTAGCAACCATTAAACATGCCACACGAATTGTTGTCGTGAACGAAACAGGCATTGCCGAGCAAGGAACTCATGAAGAATTAATGGCGTTAAACGGTGCATATCGCGCGTTGTATGATGCACAATTTAGAGCTTAA
- a CDS encoding enoyl-CoA hydratase-related protein: MANFTALSVENGVGMLTIERPKMLNALSSDVLKELEQMVDEISMRQDIDVVIVTGSGNKSFVAGADISEMKEKNVFEGREFSTYGNKVFYKLSTLRQPTIACINGFALGGGCELALACDLRIAAENAKFGQPEVGLGIIPGFGGTQRLVRLVGTGVAKELIFTGNVISSDEAYRIGLVNRVVTQEALIEEGLKIAKSIQKNALLAVELSKEVIDRGLEMSLDNGLRLEAEVFGSLFSTKDQTEGMTAFINKQKPNFTKK; this comes from the coding sequence ATGGCAAATTTTACAGCATTATCAGTTGAAAATGGTGTCGGAATGTTGACAATTGAACGTCCTAAAATGTTAAATGCTTTAAGTAGTGACGTCTTAAAAGAATTGGAACAAATGGTTGATGAAATCAGTATGCGTCAAGATATTGATGTTGTTATCGTAACTGGATCTGGTAATAAATCGTTTGTTGCTGGAGCAGATATTTCAGAAATGAAAGAGAAAAACGTCTTCGAAGGTCGTGAATTTTCAACTTACGGGAATAAAGTTTTTTATAAATTAAGTACGCTAAGACAACCAACAATTGCTTGTATTAATGGTTTTGCACTTGGTGGTGGATGTGAGCTAGCTTTAGCTTGTGATTTACGAATTGCTGCTGAAAATGCGAAGTTTGGTCAACCAGAAGTTGGCTTAGGGATCATTCCTGGATTTGGTGGAACGCAACGATTGGTTCGTTTAGTAGGAACTGGTGTTGCAAAAGAATTAATCTTTACAGGTAATGTTATTTCTTCAGATGAAGCTTATCGCATTGGTTTAGTTAACCGTGTAGTTACTCAAGAGGCTTTAATCGAAGAAGGTTTAAAAATTGCTAAATCTATTCAAAAAAATGCATTACTAGCTGTTGAATTGAGTAAAGAAGTGATTGATCGTGGACTAGAAATGAGTTTAGATAATGGATTACGATTAGAAGCTGAAGTGTTCGGTTCACTATTTTCAACTAAAGATCAAACAGAAGGCATGACAGCTTTCATTAACAAACAAAAACCAAATTTTACTAAAAAATAA
- a CDS encoding 3-hydroxybutyryl-CoA dehydrogenase has product MSIKKIMVIGSGQMGSGVVQVLATAGYTVYMNDIKEESVQNGLTKIKTFLDKSVQRQSKTAEQVAEILERIIPSTSYDDAKDVDLVIEAATENKKIKLSIFKELDAIAPEHAILATNTSSLSITEIASVTNRPEKVIGMHFFNPVPLMKLVEINYGLGTSKETGEIIVEVADKIKKVSIDIKDSPGFAVNRILIPMINEAIFVLGEGIATASEIDEAMMLGANHPMGPLALADYIGLDTCLSIMNVLYEGFNDSKYRPAPLLKKYVEAGWLGNKVGKGFYDHKKGGK; this is encoded by the coding sequence GTGTCAATTAAAAAAATTATGGTTATTGGATCAGGTCAAATGGGAAGCGGAGTTGTTCAAGTATTAGCAACAGCTGGCTATACCGTTTATATGAATGATATTAAAGAAGAATCAGTTCAAAACGGATTAACTAAAATTAAAACATTTTTAGACAAATCTGTTCAACGTCAATCAAAAACTGCTGAACAAGTAGCAGAAATTTTAGAACGTATTATTCCTTCGACATCTTATGATGATGCAAAAGATGTTGACTTAGTCATTGAAGCGGCAACTGAAAATAAAAAAATCAAGTTGAGTATTTTTAAAGAATTAGACGCTATTGCGCCAGAACATGCAATTTTAGCGACTAATACATCATCACTATCAATTACAGAAATTGCTTCTGTTACAAATCGTCCAGAAAAAGTTATTGGTATGCATTTCTTTAATCCAGTACCATTAATGAAATTAGTTGAAATTAACTATGGTTTAGGTACAAGTAAAGAAACTGGCGAAATTATTGTTGAAGTGGCTGACAAAATTAAAAAAGTGTCAATCGATATCAAAGATTCACCAGGTTTTGCGGTTAACCGTATCTTAATCCCAATGATTAATGAAGCAATCTTTGTTTTAGGTGAAGGGATTGCAACAGCAAGCGAAATTGATGAAGCGATGATGTTAGGCGCAAACCACCCAATGGGACCTTTAGCTTTAGCTGATTATATTGGTTTGGATACATGTCTATCAATTATGAATGTTCTTTATGAAGGCTTTAATGATTCTAAATATCGTCCAGCGCCATTATTGAAGAAATATGTTGAAGCTGGTTGGTTAGGTAATAAAGTTGGTAAAGGTTTCTACGATCATAAAAAAGGTGGGAAATAA
- a CDS encoding acyl-CoA dehydrogenase family protein gives MSYLEELKDFYPLDLYSFSKKLTEGEFTILKKLRHVLETDVKPVVNEHWEKGEFPFKEFQKVAEVGIMNSPLLFEGRESSRKPSELYNAFLYLELAKMDASIATFYTVHGGLCYNTILLGGSEEQIAHYAPKVASFEWQGCFGLTEPDHGSDIAGGLATTAEKKGDKWILNGEKRWIGGANTADILPIFARDTADNKIKCFVVPGGSKGLKVDVIQQKVALREVQNGHIYLDNVEVDDSTRLVNINGFKDVSRILRSTRADIAHLAMGMTYGSLESALKYVKERDQFGRKVSSFQLVQEKLARMEANVVATMAYSVQLATLQEEGYFLEENSALAKMHNALRMRETVALGREVCGGNGITLDTDVARFFADGEAIYSYEGTHEINALLVGRHLTGTSAFV, from the coding sequence ATGTCATACTTAGAAGAATTGAAAGATTTTTATCCGTTAGATTTGTATTCGTTTTCAAAAAAATTAACAGAAGGTGAATTTACAATTCTTAAAAAATTACGTCATGTATTAGAAACAGATGTAAAACCTGTTGTTAATGAGCACTGGGAAAAAGGAGAATTTCCTTTTAAAGAATTCCAAAAAGTTGCTGAAGTTGGAATTATGAACAGCCCACTATTATTTGAAGGCCGCGAATCTTCAAGAAAACCAAGTGAATTATATAATGCATTCTTATATTTAGAATTAGCTAAAATGGATGCATCAATTGCTACATTCTATACAGTTCACGGTGGTTTATGTTACAACACGATTCTTTTAGGTGGTAGTGAAGAACAAATCGCTCACTATGCTCCAAAAGTAGCATCATTTGAATGGCAAGGTTGTTTTGGTTTAACTGAGCCTGATCATGGTTCCGATATTGCTGGTGGATTAGCAACAACTGCTGAGAAAAAAGGCGATAAATGGATTTTAAATGGTGAAAAACGTTGGATTGGTGGCGCAAATACTGCCGATATCTTACCAATCTTTGCAAGAGATACTGCTGATAACAAAATCAAATGTTTTGTTGTCCCTGGAGGATCTAAAGGCTTGAAAGTTGATGTTATTCAACAAAAAGTTGCTTTACGCGAAGTTCAAAATGGTCATATCTACTTAGATAACGTTGAAGTAGATGATAGCACTCGCTTAGTTAACATCAATGGCTTTAAAGATGTTTCAAGAATTTTACGTTCAACACGTGCTGACATTGCTCATTTAGCAATGGGAATGACTTATGGTTCATTAGAATCAGCATTAAAATATGTTAAAGAACGTGATCAATTTGGTCGTAAAGTATCTTCATTCCAATTAGTTCAAGAAAAATTAGCACGTATGGAAGCAAACGTTGTTGCCACAATGGCTTACTCAGTACAATTAGCAACTTTACAAGAAGAAGGATACTTCTTAGAAGAAAACTCTGCTTTAGCTAAAATGCATAACGCATTAAGAATGCGTGAAACGGTTGCCTTAGGACGTGAAGTTTGTGGTGGAAATGGTATCACTTTAGATACTGACGTAGCACGATTCTTCGCTGATGGAGAAGCAATTTACTCATATGAAGGAACTCATGAAATCAATGCTTTATTAGTTGGTCGTCACTTAACTGGTACTAGCGCATTTGTATAA
- a CDS encoding acetyl-CoA C-acetyltransferase, with amino-acid sequence MKEVVIVAARRSPIGSFGGSLKNINAVELGQKVVVETLKDINLDPAEVDEVILGNVLSGGLGQNVSRQIAINAGIPQDASAFTINKVCGSGLKSVILGAQSIMLGDNEVVVVGGSESMSQAPYVLPTARYGQRMGDGKIVDTMLSDGLTDAFHGIHMGITAENIAEKYGFTREAQDEFAAKSQNKAEKAIKEGRFKDEIVPIEIPQRKGEPVIFAQDEFPRFGSTAESLGKLRPAFKKDGTVTAGNASGINDGAAILVLMTREKAEKLGLEVLASVVSYASAGVDPLIMGTGPISATKKALAKAEMSVDDLELVESNEAFAAQAMSVAQELNLNEDITNVNGGAISLGHPIGASGARILVSLIHEMKKRDAKKGLATLCIGGGQGISLVIKRD; translated from the coding sequence GTGAAAGAAGTAGTCATTGTAGCAGCAAGAAGAAGTCCAATTGGTTCTTTTGGAGGCAGCTTGAAAAATATAAATGCCGTAGAATTAGGCCAAAAAGTTGTTGTAGAAACATTAAAGGATATTAACTTAGATCCAGCTGAAGTTGATGAAGTTATCTTAGGTAATGTTTTATCTGGTGGTCTTGGACAAAATGTTTCAAGACAAATTGCTATCAACGCTGGTATCCCTCAAGATGCTTCAGCATTTACAATTAATAAAGTTTGTGGGTCTGGTTTGAAATCAGTTATCCTAGGTGCTCAATCAATTATGTTGGGTGATAATGAAGTAGTAGTTGTTGGTGGTTCTGAAAGTATGAGTCAAGCACCATACGTATTACCAACTGCACGTTACGGACAACGTATGGGTGATGGTAAAATCGTTGATACTATGTTATCTGATGGTCTGACTGATGCTTTCCACGGTATTCATATGGGAATTACAGCTGAGAACATTGCTGAAAAATATGGTTTCACACGCGAAGCTCAAGATGAGTTTGCGGCTAAGAGCCAAAACAAAGCAGAAAAAGCTATCAAAGAAGGTCGCTTCAAAGATGAAATTGTACCAATTGAGATTCCACAACGTAAAGGTGAACCAGTTATTTTCGCTCAAGATGAGTTTCCAAGATTTGGTTCAACTGCTGAATCTTTAGGTAAATTACGTCCTGCATTTAAAAAAGATGGTACAGTAACTGCTGGTAATGCATCTGGAATTAATGATGGCGCAGCTATTTTAGTTTTAATGACTCGCGAAAAAGCAGAAAAATTAGGCTTAGAAGTCTTAGCATCTGTTGTATCTTATGCTTCTGCTGGTGTTGATCCATTAATCATGGGTACTGGACCAATTAGCGCAACTAAAAAAGCGCTAGCTAAAGCTGAGATGAGTGTAGATGATTTAGAATTAGTTGAGTCAAATGAAGCTTTCGCTGCTCAAGCAATGAGTGTAGCACAAGAATTAAACTTAAATGAAGACATTACAAACGTTAATGGTGGTGCAATTTCTCTAGGTCATCCAATCGGAGCAAGTGGTGCACGTATTTTAGTATCATTAATCCATGAAATGAAAAAACGTGATGCTAAAAAAGGTCTAGCAACTCTATGTATTGGTGGCGGACAAGGAATTTCTTTAGTAATTAAAAGAGATTAA